The genomic interval TAAAGTTAACCCAACGTGATGTTTCAAATTTAACAGGAGTAAGCGTTGAAACATTGAGGAAGATTGAAAATGGTAAGGTAATTCCAAAGCATGAAACCTTGGATCTACTATCTCTTATATTAAAAGAAGATTTGAACCAACTTCTACTCAATTATAGAATTAATAATTATAATAAATTTGAACAAGCCATCAATAACATCGACTATAAACTTTATATAAATGATTATGAAACCCTTCAAATTGAATTAGATAAGTTAGAAACCCTTTTGAATAATAGCATAAGTAAATATTTTTCCAATTTACTAAAACAATTTATACTGCTGACAGAATCCATCATTTTAAATAAAAATCACGACAAACCCAATGAAGCTATGAGTAAATTAATTGAGGCCTTAAAAATGACTACACCAAAATTTTTACCTTCTAATTATAAATCCTTTGTCTATAATTCTATAGAATTAAGGATATTAATGAATATGGCGCTTATAATGGAAAAGATGGAAACAATTGAAAAAAGTTTAGAAATTATGAAGTTCTGTATGAAAACAGCGGAACATAATGATAACATATATCCAGAAATATGTTATAATTTAGCCCATACATATCACAAACTGAAAATCCATGAAGAGGCTTTAAAATACTCAAATTTAGGTATAGAATACTATGTTAAACATAAAAATTATAATGGAATAAGCCTTTTATACTTTAGAAAAGGGATTGCTGAGTATTTTCTTCATCATAACTCTTTTATGGATTCTTTAAATAAATCCATAGTTTTATGTGAAATTTTTAGGCAATTTAAATTGAAGGATATGATCGTAGGCAATTGTAGGAAGTTTTATGG from Tepidimicrobium xylanilyticum carries:
- a CDS encoding helix-turn-helix domain-containing protein produces the protein MRYLYYNLYEFGKNVQSMRKRLKLTQRDVSNLTGVSVETLRKIENGKVIPKHETLDLLSLILKEDLNQLLLNYRINNYNKFEQAINNIDYKLYINDYETLQIELDKLETLLNNSISKYFSNLLKQFILLTESIILNKNHDKPNEAMSKLIEALKMTTPKFLPSNYKSFVYNSIELRILMNMALIMEKMETIEKSLEIMKFCMKTAEHNDNIYPEICYNLAHTYHKLKIHEEALKYSNLGIEYYVKHKNYNGISLLYFRKGIAEYFLHHNSFMDSLNKSIVLCEIFRQFKLKDMIVGNCRKFYGIEL